One Eubacteriales bacterium mix99 genomic window carries:
- the priA gene encoding primosomal protein N' yields the protein MENRKYAGVVIDQAHPALDKLFHYSIPPTLANKVEVGLRVQVSFGRSILQGYILSLDEKADIPEEKIKPLKKLMDPHPVLGKSMIPLIYWMKEEYHCMLIEAIRCCIPPGIRGNVKGKTQQVVYLTDTDSLKEWISSVENRSPKMAGILRALEHRDGMPTGELLELTGASRSSIHSLRKRGYIRIREEETYRNPWQAEEISTVPPILNEEQKKAMQAILVRIRVGHGTLLLHGVTGSGKTEVYMKAADLVLKQGKQVIVLVPEISLTPQTVGRFKGRFGDNVAVLHSGLSLGERYDEWRRIRNNEVQIVVGARSAVFAPMEHLGMIIIDEAHEDSYKSEVRPRYHARDVAARRCETEGAVLVLGSATPALEDYTRALRGEYQLVEMNERVDHRVLPPVDIIDMRRELELGNRSIFSQEMYRSLCDTLRRGEQAILLINRRGYAQFVSCRSCGAVIKCRNCDVSLTYHAKERMLKCHYCGHQEPYPRKCPECGSRYIKNFGLGTQKVEAELGKLFPSAGLLRMDMDTTSRKGAHHRILDAFGKGDYDILLGTQMVAKGLDFPNVTLVGVLAADASLNLPDYRSCEKTFQLITQVAGRTGRGRKPGHVVVQSYQPEHYAIEYASHHDYEGFYRKEIDIRRQFDYPPFSHIIRVLITGEKERELAQFSNNMVEWIRKHIGRDMLLKRGLLDLGAYPAPIERINNKYRWQVLVRIRTQQEFQDRYHILAGGLLKTFYPTQFSITLDFNPLSLI from the coding sequence GGTGATCGATCAGGCGCATCCTGCCCTGGATAAACTGTTTCATTACAGCATTCCGCCGACCCTTGCCAACAAAGTCGAAGTCGGCCTGAGGGTTCAGGTCTCTTTCGGCCGCAGTATCCTCCAGGGGTATATTTTGTCGCTGGACGAAAAAGCCGATATCCCGGAGGAAAAAATCAAGCCTCTGAAAAAGTTGATGGATCCCCATCCTGTTTTGGGAAAAAGCATGATACCCCTGATTTACTGGATGAAAGAGGAGTATCACTGTATGTTGATCGAAGCGATCCGCTGCTGCATCCCTCCCGGTATCCGGGGGAATGTAAAGGGGAAGACACAGCAGGTGGTTTATCTGACCGATACAGATTCCCTGAAGGAGTGGATTTCCTCCGTGGAGAACCGTTCCCCCAAAATGGCCGGTATTCTGCGGGCCCTGGAGCATAGAGACGGGATGCCGACAGGGGAGCTGCTGGAGTTGACCGGTGCATCCCGGTCCAGTATTCACTCCCTTCGGAAAAGGGGATATATCCGGATCCGGGAAGAAGAGACCTATCGGAATCCATGGCAGGCAGAGGAGATTTCCACCGTCCCGCCCATACTCAACGAAGAGCAGAAAAAAGCAATGCAGGCGATTTTGGTGCGCATTCGTGTCGGACACGGAACCTTGCTGTTGCATGGTGTAACAGGCAGCGGCAAGACCGAGGTCTATATGAAGGCAGCGGATCTTGTCCTGAAGCAGGGGAAACAGGTCATTGTTCTTGTACCGGAGATTTCCCTGACGCCCCAGACGGTGGGACGCTTCAAGGGGCGTTTTGGGGACAATGTCGCCGTTCTCCACAGCGGCCTGTCCCTTGGAGAGCGTTATGATGAATGGAGAAGAATCCGGAATAATGAGGTGCAGATTGTCGTTGGAGCCAGATCTGCCGTGTTTGCTCCCATGGAGCATCTTGGGATGATCATCATTGACGAAGCCCATGAAGACAGCTATAAGTCCGAAGTGAGGCCGCGATACCATGCGCGGGATGTTGCAGCCAGGCGCTGTGAGACGGAAGGCGCTGTCCTGGTTCTGGGAAGTGCCACGCCGGCACTGGAGGATTATACCAGGGCATTGCGCGGAGAATATCAACTAGTGGAAATGAACGAGCGGGTGGATCATCGGGTGCTCCCGCCGGTTGATATCATTGATATGCGCCGGGAACTGGAGCTGGGCAACCGCAGTATTTTCAGCCAGGAAATGTATCGTTCCCTTTGCGATACCCTTCGCCGCGGCGAACAGGCAATCCTTCTGATTAACCGGCGGGGGTATGCACAGTTTGTTTCCTGCAGAAGCTGCGGCGCTGTCATTAAATGCAGGAATTGCGATGTTTCCCTGACCTATCATGCAAAGGAGCGAATGCTGAAATGCCATTACTGCGGTCACCAGGAACCTTATCCGAGAAAATGTCCGGAATGCGGCAGCCGCTATATCAAGAACTTCGGTCTGGGGACGCAAAAGGTGGAGGCGGAGCTGGGAAAGCTTTTCCCATCCGCAGGTTTGCTTCGGATGGACATGGATACCACCAGCCGGAAAGGAGCTCATCACCGGATTCTGGATGCTTTCGGGAAAGGGGATTATGATATTCTGCTGGGAACCCAGATGGTTGCGAAAGGGCTGGATTTTCCCAATGTAACTCTGGTTGGGGTATTGGCAGCGGATGCTTCCCTGAACCTTCCCGATTACCGAAGCTGTGAAAAAACTTTTCAATTGATTACCCAGGTAGCCGGGCGGACAGGAAGGGGCAGAAAGCCGGGACATGTGGTGGTCCAGTCCTACCAACCGGAACATTATGCCATCGAATATGCTTCGCATCATGATTATGAGGGATTTTACCGGAAAGAGATTGACATCCGGCGACAATTTGATTATCCTCCTTTTTCCCATATTATTCGCGTTCTGATCACCGGGGAAAAAGAAAGGGAATTGGCACAATTCTCAAATAATATGGTAGAATGGATAAGGAAGCATATTGGCAGGGATATGCTTTTGAAGAGAGGGTTGCTGGATCTGGGTGCCTATCCCGCTCCGATTGAGAGAATCAACAATAAATACCGGTGGCAGGTTCTGGTTCGGATCCGGACGCAGCAGGAATTCCAGGATCGTTATCATATTCTGGCAGGGGGACTGTTGAAAACGTTCTATCCGACCCAATTCTCCATTACCCTGGATTTCAACCCCCTCAGCCTAATATAG